The Paenibacillus sp. YPG26 genome includes a window with the following:
- a CDS encoding nucleotide sugar dehydrogenase, with product MLGEKAKQQDYSALLMEKLLSRAAVIGVIGLGYVGLPLAVEKAKAGYRVIGLDVQMSKIDMVNSGVNYIGDVVDEDLRSIVQKGLLQATPDYSFLREVDAVAICVPTPLDTYQQPDTSYVENSTREIARYLHPGMLVVLESTTYPGTTEELVRPILEATGLRCGEDFFLAYSPERVDPGNKSFNTKNTPKVVGGITSACSKVAQTLYAEVLDGHVHVVSSPSVAEMEKIYENTFRHINIALANEMAVLCSRMGINVWEVIDAAKTKPYGFMAFYPGPGLGGHCIPIDPFYLTWKAREYNYHTRLIELAGEINHAMPEFVVQRIGEILNKYKKPISGSRVYLLGVAYKKDIDDYRESPVLKIIEQLEERGAEVWVSDTHIQAFRHGGRDYECVELTAGRAQAADITVITTDHSGFDYELIRSSCRCLFDTRNGLRGMDKPKDYYLL from the coding sequence ATGCTTGGGGAAAAGGCTAAGCAGCAGGATTACAGCGCGCTCTTGATGGAGAAGCTGCTGAGCAGGGCAGCGGTAATCGGAGTGATCGGTCTTGGTTATGTTGGACTGCCGCTGGCTGTAGAGAAGGCGAAGGCAGGCTACCGTGTGATTGGTCTTGACGTGCAGATGAGCAAGATCGATATGGTGAACAGCGGTGTCAATTACATTGGAGATGTGGTGGATGAGGATTTGCGGAGTATTGTGCAGAAGGGGCTGCTGCAGGCTACGCCGGATTACTCTTTTCTCCGGGAAGTGGATGCAGTAGCGATCTGTGTGCCCACTCCGCTCGATACTTATCAGCAGCCGGATACGAGTTATGTGGAGAATTCCACCCGGGAGATCGCCAGATACCTTCATCCGGGCATGCTGGTGGTGCTCGAGAGCACTACATATCCAGGGACGACCGAGGAGCTGGTGAGACCGATCCTGGAGGCGACGGGCCTAAGATGCGGAGAGGACTTCTTCCTCGCTTATTCGCCGGAGCGGGTGGATCCGGGCAATAAATCGTTCAACACGAAGAACACGCCCAAGGTGGTGGGCGGGATTACTTCAGCCTGCTCCAAGGTGGCACAGACCTTGTATGCCGAGGTGCTGGATGGTCATGTCCATGTGGTCTCCAGTCCCTCTGTCGCCGAGATGGAGAAGATCTACGAGAATACGTTCAGGCATATTAACATTGCCTTGGCCAATGAAATGGCCGTGCTGTGCAGCCGAATGGGCATCAATGTATGGGAAGTCATCGACGCGGCGAAGACGAAGCCCTATGGGTTCATGGCATTCTATCCTGGTCCGGGACTTGGCGGGCACTGCATCCCGATCGACCCGTTCTACCTGACCTGGAAGGCTAGGGAATACAACTACCATACCCGGCTCATCGAGCTTGCCGGAGAGATTAATCATGCGATGCCCGAGTTCGTTGTACAAAGAATAGGTGAGATTCTGAACAAATACAAGAAGCCCATCAGCGGTTCGCGGGTCTATCTGCTTGGCGTCGCCTACAAGAAGGACATCGATGACTACCGGGAGTCGCCGGTGCTCAAGATCATTGAACAGCTGGAGGAGCGGGGCGCCGAGGTGTGGGTTAGCGATACCCACATTCAGGCATTCAGACATGGCGGGCGGGATTACGAATGTGTGGAGCTGACCGCAGGCCGGGCTCAGGCAGCGGACATTACGGTCATCACAACGGATCATTCGGGATTTGATTACGAGCTTATCCGCAGCTCGTGCCGATGCCTGTTCGATACGCGCAATGGGCTGAGGGGAATGGATAAGCCCAAGGACTACTACCTGTTATAG
- a CDS encoding Gfo/Idh/MocA family oxidoreductase, with product MIQCAIVGCGHIALRHIEAIRALEGAKLAALCDTDPVKLEALQARCGAAAFTSMNEMLRQMPEIDLVCICTPSGTHARLAEAAALAGKHLVIEKPVALTLRDGEIIREAVRLSGVKAAVVHPNRYRPAIRYLKWALDSGLLGKISHVNATVRWNRSQAYYDQAAWRGTREMDGGVLMNQAIHSLDLLLWLLGPVAKVQAMADTRLRRIETEDVAIAALRFNSGVLGVVEAATTVYEHNLEESISIFGEHGYVMIGGPTANWIKQWKCSTMTQGEIDMITQRVELDPYGIPGHQRILEDMMRAIEEDRNPAVTVDDGIRAVRLVDEIIAAAGRQEIHT from the coding sequence ATGATCCAATGCGCCATCGTAGGGTGTGGGCATATTGCCCTGAGGCATATAGAGGCTATCCGGGCACTGGAGGGTGCCAAGCTGGCCGCGTTGTGCGATACAGACCCGGTCAAGCTGGAGGCGCTGCAGGCGAGATGCGGAGCAGCCGCATTCACCAGCATGAACGAGATGCTCCGGCAGATGCCGGAGATTGACCTGGTCTGCATCTGCACGCCGAGCGGAACTCATGCAAGGCTCGCTGAGGCGGCGGCCCTGGCGGGCAAGCACCTGGTAATCGAGAAGCCGGTGGCGCTGACGCTCCGGGATGGGGAGATCATCCGGGAGGCGGTCAGGCTTAGCGGAGTCAAGGCGGCTGTCGTGCACCCGAACCGGTACCGGCCGGCCATCCGTTATTTGAAATGGGCGCTGGACAGCGGGCTGCTCGGCAAGATCAGCCATGTGAATGCTACCGTACGCTGGAACCGGTCCCAGGCTTACTACGATCAGGCGGCCTGGCGCGGCACAAGGGAGATGGATGGCGGGGTGCTGATGAACCAGGCTATACACAGCCTTGATCTGCTGCTCTGGCTGCTGGGCCCTGTCGCCAAGGTGCAGGCCATGGCGGATACGAGACTGCGCCGGATCGAGACCGAGGACGTGGCGATCGCGGCCTTGCGGTTCAACAGCGGGGTGCTGGGAGTTGTAGAGGCGGCAACGACTGTATATGAACATAACCTTGAGGAGTCGATCAGTATATTCGGCGAGCATGGTTATGTGATGATCGGAGGACCTACCGCGAACTGGATCAAGCAATGGAAGTGCTCCACCATGACCCAGGGGGAGATCGACATGATCACCCAGCGGGTGGAGCTGGACCCTTATGGAATACCCGGCCATCAGCGGATTCTTGAGGACATGATGCGGGCGATTGAGGAGGACCGGAATCCGGCTGTAACGGTGGACGACGGAATTCGCGCTGTCCGGCTGGTGGATGAGATCATCGCGGCTGCCGGCCGGCAGGAGATTCATACCTGA
- a CDS encoding Wzz/FepE/Etk N-terminal domain-containing protein, translated as MSVLNVIFLLKSVQRHYIVATLAILVCVGGAYLINVLVQPQYQASASLMANISQSNESGTYNELLASQMLTKTYEDTIQSRSVAGEVKRKLSLKESPTLLLRKIKVRTDPGTLVIHLYATDRDPQSAVSIVNAFADTFISKSKGIVSSAKVTVLDYADMDQASEPVSPKKMFNLALGVLIGVFTALSLSLLLEKRRLSRPGSGTRSGKIGKSA; from the coding sequence GTGAGTGTGTTGAATGTCATTTTCCTATTGAAATCGGTCCAAAGACATTACATCGTAGCCACTCTGGCGATTCTGGTCTGCGTGGGCGGCGCCTATCTGATCAATGTGCTCGTTCAGCCGCAGTATCAGGCCTCCGCCAGCTTGATGGCGAATATCTCCCAGTCGAATGAATCAGGCACCTACAATGAGCTTTTGGCGAGTCAGATGCTGACCAAGACCTATGAGGACACAATCCAGAGCCGCAGTGTGGCGGGTGAAGTGAAGAGGAAGCTGTCCCTGAAAGAGTCCCCGACCCTGCTGCTGCGGAAAATCAAGGTACGCACCGATCCCGGCACGCTGGTCATTCATTTGTATGCCACAGACCGTGATCCACAGAGCGCGGTATCTATTGTGAATGCTTTCGCGGATACCTTCATCAGCAAGTCCAAAGGGATTGTCTCCAGCGCCAAGGTGACGGTGCTCGATTATGCGGATATGGATCAGGCTTCCGAGCCGGTGAGCCCGAAGAAGATGTTCAACCTGGCGCTGGGCGTGCTTATCGGTGTATTTACCGCCTTAAGCCTCTCTCTGCTGCTGGAGAAGCGGCGGTTGTCGCGCCCGGGCAGCGGCACGCGGAGCGGCAAAATCGGGAAGTCGGCTTAG